One region of Polynucleobacter sp. Adler-ghost genomic DNA includes:
- a CDS encoding glycosyltransferase, translating into MTKPSRNQLVSIIMNCYNGEKYLSEAVDSILSQTYQNWELIFWDNHSVDNSKKIIKSYSDCRIKYIRSEKHTTLTEARNGAIRHSCGEFIAFLDVDDKWSPDRLTLQIKNFRDEDVMLVYGNYYIQAQGLRRPKYYFRLPKGYIFNQLISNYRVGLLTLLIRRKVFFELGIIFNENYQIIADYDLVLNISKNCKIGCTQKKIATYRIHADNDSNKRIDLLISEYEQWINTFKLPNTSRVYVNNKLNYIMANKYLKYQDKKSAYNSINKVVGFSPKKIYYYMKVLAPEFLLK; encoded by the coding sequence ATGACAAAACCTAGTAGGAATCAACTAGTTTCAATAATTATGAATTGTTATAACGGTGAAAAGTATTTATCAGAGGCTGTCGATAGCATTCTAAGTCAAACATATCAAAATTGGGAATTAATATTTTGGGATAATCATTCGGTAGATAACTCAAAAAAAATAATTAAAAGCTATTCTGATTGCAGAATTAAATACATAAGGAGTGAAAAACATACCACCCTGACAGAAGCTAGAAATGGTGCAATAAGACATTCATGTGGAGAATTTATTGCATTTTTGGATGTCGATGATAAGTGGAGCCCAGATAGGCTTACCCTCCAAATAAAAAATTTTAGGGATGAGGATGTAATGCTTGTTTATGGAAACTATTATATACAAGCTCAAGGATTACGCAGACCAAAATACTACTTCAGATTGCCGAAAGGGTATATATTTAATCAGCTAATATCCAACTACAGAGTTGGTTTATTAACACTATTGATAAGAAGAAAAGTATTTTTTGAGCTTGGAATAATTTTTAATGAAAATTATCAAATTATTGCCGATTACGACCTAGTGTTAAATATTTCAAAAAATTGTAAGATTGGATGTACCCAAAAAAAAATAGCTACATATCGAATACATGCTGACAATGATTCGAATAAAAGGATAGACTTATTAATTTCTGAGTATGAGCAATGGATAAATACTTTCAAATTGCCAAATACTAGCAGAGTATATGTTAATAATAAGTTAAATTATATAATGGCAAATAAATATTTGAAATATCAAGATAAAAAATCAGCCTATAATTCAATAAATAAAGTTGTCGGATTTAGTCCTAAGAAAATATATTATTATATGAAGGTGCTTGCACCAGAGTTTCTATTAAAATAG
- a CDS encoding glycosyltransferase family 1 protein codes for MKLIAIDGRLIDFKMRGMGVFIFNVVINLSCSIKDNEKLIIFTNKKSTSVLLNSKINNKNVRIVFFNINELIYEQIILPIAVVLHCPDYFLHSGNTCSLIFPPIKRGMLIHDVSYLSPDINLKANNVYRALGRLYRKLTVTIASKFVDHIFTVSHFAKNDIISRLNCGLKDKIKVVYNGVDLSKFTPELSTKKENQVLFVSGSDRQKNLKKFLKRVINFEKRLNDLKFIVIGVSSASELGLTEVESISYMGHLTGEELINMYKSSKYFVIPSLYESFGIPGIEALAAGCILYASKGGALPEIYQDHASFFSGSSDEEIDNVILDILNGPSEVDIKKNLMYVAKYNWSAVADAVLQEMRKSIIDN; via the coding sequence ATGAAATTAATAGCTATAGATGGTAGGTTAATAGATTTCAAGATGCGAGGCATGGGTGTATTTATATTTAATGTTGTAATTAATTTAAGCTGTAGTATTAAAGACAATGAAAAATTAATTATCTTTACCAATAAAAAGTCTACATCAGTATTGCTTAATTCAAAAATAAATAATAAAAATGTACGTATAGTTTTTTTTAATATAAATGAGTTAATTTATGAGCAAATAATCTTGCCCATAGCAGTTGTATTACATTGTCCAGATTACTTTCTGCACTCTGGAAATACGTGCAGCCTTATTTTTCCTCCTATAAAAAGAGGGATGTTGATTCATGATGTTTCATATTTAAGCCCCGATATAAATTTAAAAGCAAATAATGTATATCGTGCATTAGGAAGGCTCTATCGAAAATTAACAGTAACGATTGCGAGCAAATTTGTAGATCATATTTTTACAGTTTCTCATTTTGCTAAAAATGACATTATTTCTAGGCTTAATTGTGGGTTGAAGGATAAAATAAAAGTCGTTTATAACGGTGTTGATTTGAGTAAATTTACGCCCGAGCTGAGTACCAAAAAAGAAAATCAGGTTTTATTTGTTAGTGGCTCTGACAGGCAAAAAAACTTAAAGAAATTTCTAAAAAGAGTAATAAATTTTGAAAAAAGGTTAAATGATCTCAAATTTATTGTTATTGGAGTATCAAGCGCAAGCGAATTAGGGCTGACAGAGGTTGAATCTATAAGTTATATGGGGCACTTAACGGGTGAAGAATTAATAAATATGTATAAAAGTTCAAAATACTTCGTTATACCTTCGCTTTATGAGTCATTTGGAATACCAGGTATTGAGGCTCTTGCTGCAGGATGTATTCTATATGCAAGTAAGGGGGGTGCTTTACCAGAAATATATCAAGATCATGCAAGCTTTTTTTCCGGATCTAGTGATGAGGAAATAGATAATGTTATTTTGGATATTTTAAACGGGCCAAGTGAGGTTGATATTAAAAAGAATTTAATGTATGTTGCTAAATATAACTGGAGCGCTGTTGCAGATGCAGTCTTGCAAGAAATGCGAAAATCAATCATTGACAATTAG
- a CDS encoding glycosyltransferase, translated as MSKLYKIKLIILQGNKLESNSDLAELRNLGIDIYLMRITIPEIIINLLISAFDPTRPFQCSFFTSRNSKKLIENLLVKYNISIVYLVTARVLFNFKSFKYLIFLDLIDSFALNFHRRFLNTRNLILKLLFYIEYCRLIKLEDFAVTISYRCFLVSSIDKNYINPQLENVIVIPIGVYNFNHERKIYSPGGNFILTFSGNMNYQPNILAVLWFYSNCWKILECKHYNLRLKIIGSNPPHSISILSKNPKIEVTGRVPSVYDELNASHLSIAPMLTGSGMQFKILEAMMCGLPVVTTPLGLGDIRGILNHNILIANTPSEFIDIISSAIMEYETFSKIGENGSIFVKEHHSWSVINSLFMAEFIDV; from the coding sequence TTGTCTAAGTTATATAAAATTAAATTGATTATCCTTCAAGGTAATAAATTGGAAAGTAATTCTGATTTAGCGGAGTTAAGAAACTTGGGCATTGATATTTATTTAATGAGGATTACGATTCCAGAAATTATTATAAATTTATTAATTTCTGCATTTGATCCCACAAGACCTTTTCAATGCTCCTTTTTTACTTCAAGAAATAGTAAAAAATTAATTGAAAATCTTTTAGTAAAATATAATATTTCAATTGTCTACTTGGTAACTGCTAGGGTTTTATTTAATTTTAAATCGTTTAAATATTTAATTTTCTTAGATTTAATAGACTCATTTGCCTTAAATTTTCATCGGAGATTTCTCAACACAAGAAATTTAATATTAAAATTACTTTTTTATATTGAGTATTGTAGATTAATTAAATTAGAAGATTTTGCAGTTACTATAAGTTATCGTTGCTTTTTAGTTTCTAGTATCGATAAAAATTATATAAACCCTCAATTGGAGAATGTAATAGTTATTCCAATTGGTGTATACAACTTCAACCATGAAAGAAAAATTTATTCTCCAGGCGGAAATTTTATATTAACATTTTCAGGTAATATGAATTACCAGCCTAATATATTAGCTGTTTTGTGGTTTTATTCGAATTGCTGGAAAATATTAGAGTGTAAACATTACAATTTAAGACTTAAGATAATAGGTAGCAATCCGCCGCACTCAATAAGTATTCTGTCCAAAAACCCTAAAATTGAAGTTACAGGTCGCGTTCCTTCGGTATATGATGAATTAAATGCTTCTCATCTTTCTATTGCACCAATGCTTACTGGTTCAGGCATGCAATTTAAGATTCTTGAGGCAATGATGTGTGGGTTACCTGTTGTTACTACCCCCCTTGGCCTTGGAGATATTAGAGGTATACTAAATCATAATATTTTAATTGCGAACACTCCTTCAGAATTTATTGATATTATTTCTTCTGCAATTATGGAATATGAGACATTTTCTAAAATAGGAGAGAATGGATCCATTTTTGTTAAGGAACATCATTCTTGGTCAGTTATCAACAGCTTATTTATGGCTGAATTTATTGATGTTTGA
- a CDS encoding NAD(P)-dependent oxidoreductase, translating to MKIGILGGSGFIGTRLFEKLLQCGYKPTIFDKVVSKSYPLNTIQVDIRDYDELQKAINDFDCIINLAAEHADNVSPSSLYEEVNVLGATNLCRALHVNSIKKLIFTSSVAVYGLNSEILNESARLSPFNEYGISKLRAEEVYKNWQELDEANNSLTIIRPTVVFGEGNRGNLYNLMNHIYHNKFIMIGKGDNKKSIAYVGNLVDFILHSLACKSGTHIYNYSDEPIMKVSDLVKLIHEAFGIKMRFRFYIPELIALVLGKLLDNISEISGINFPISEVRVKKFCSDTIIMGPDKCLNFRPQFTLDQAILKTIQAEFVPKRINPNG from the coding sequence GTGAAAATTGGTATTTTAGGGGGGAGCGGTTTCATCGGAACAAGGCTCTTTGAAAAGCTTTTACAATGTGGTTATAAACCCACCATTTTTGATAAAGTGGTTTCTAAATCATATCCATTAAATACAATTCAAGTAGACATTAGAGATTACGATGAGCTTCAAAAAGCGATTAATGATTTTGACTGCATTATTAATCTTGCGGCTGAGCATGCGGATAATGTATCTCCTAGCTCCTTATACGAAGAAGTTAATGTACTAGGTGCCACCAATCTTTGTCGTGCTCTTCACGTAAATTCAATTAAAAAGCTTATCTTCACTAGTTCTGTAGCAGTGTATGGCCTTAATAGTGAAATTTTAAATGAAAGTGCTCGTTTAAGTCCTTTTAACGAATATGGTATATCTAAATTGCGTGCAGAGGAGGTTTATAAAAATTGGCAAGAATTAGATGAGGCCAATAATTCATTAACTATTATTAGGCCAACTGTTGTATTTGGTGAGGGTAATCGAGGAAATTTATATAACTTGATGAATCATATATATCATAATAAATTTATAATGATTGGAAAGGGCGATAATAAAAAATCCATTGCTTACGTAGGTAATCTTGTCGATTTTATATTACATTCATTGGCATGTAAATCCGGAACTCATATTTATAACTATTCCGATGAGCCGATTATGAAAGTTTCCGATTTAGTTAAATTAATACACGAAGCCTTTGGAATAAAAATGAGGTTCAGATTTTATATACCCGAATTAATAGCATTAGTACTTGGTAAACTACTAGATAATATCAGCGAGATATCAGGTATCAACTTTCCAATTAGTGAAGTTAGGGTGAAGAAGTTTTGCTCAGACACAATCATTATGGGGCCCGATAAGTGTTTAAATTTTAGGCCTCAATTCACATTAGATCAGGCAATACTGAAGACTATTCAGGCCGAATTTGTGCCCAAGAGGATTAATCCGAATGGTTAG
- a CDS encoding glycosyltransferase, which produces MKHPIYSDVGVLIGLSTLPCFAIGLAEDVTKKIGVKLRLAVTIITAVIGVQLIGIQISYINIPGIDNLLSYSIVAIPFTAVAIAGLSNSYNLIDGFNGLSSMVGIITLVGLGFIGFKVNDYVIISLCLILCGSILGFFIWNYPRGLIFMGDGGAYFIGLWIGFITLALVYRNNVISPWLGVLINGYPIMETLYTIYRRVVIQGKNPGHADGMHFHTLIFRRLQKHKLKSNKKITINTNARTSHFFWVSTGLCVMASIFLYESTELLIICIILFSIIYVNIYSRVIKFKTPAWLYIFK; this is translated from the coding sequence ATGAAACATCCTATTTATTCAGACGTAGGTGTTCTTATTGGATTGTCTACCTTACCATGCTTTGCTATTGGGCTAGCTGAAGATGTCACAAAAAAAATTGGAGTAAAGCTAAGGCTGGCGGTAACTATAATTACAGCTGTAATTGGGGTGCAACTCATTGGTATTCAAATTTCATACATCAATATTCCAGGAATAGATAATCTGCTAAGCTACTCAATCGTGGCAATACCTTTTACGGCCGTTGCCATAGCTGGGCTGTCAAATAGTTACAATCTTATTGATGGGTTTAATGGATTATCGAGTATGGTGGGAATTATCACTCTAGTCGGTTTGGGGTTCATAGGCTTTAAAGTCAACGACTACGTCATCATCTCACTTTGTTTAATTTTGTGCGGCTCAATCCTGGGATTTTTTATTTGGAATTACCCTCGAGGACTAATTTTCATGGGTGATGGCGGAGCCTATTTTATTGGCCTTTGGATTGGATTTATTACGCTTGCTTTAGTTTATAGAAATAATGTGATATCACCATGGCTAGGGGTTTTAATCAATGGATATCCAATAATGGAGACCCTTTACACAATATATCGCAGAGTCGTTATACAAGGAAAAAACCCTGGTCACGCTGATGGAATGCATTTCCACACCTTGATATTTAGACGACTTCAGAAACATAAATTAAAATCCAACAAAAAAATCACCATAAATACCAATGCAAGAACATCGCATTTCTTTTGGGTTTCAACAGGTTTGTGTGTAATGGCATCAATATTTCTATATGAATCAACAGAATTATTAATAATATGTATTATATTATTTTCAATAATTTACGTTAACATATACAGTAGAGTAATAAAATTTAAAACTCCAGCCTGGCTATATATTTTCAAATAA
- a CDS encoding sirohydrochlorin chelatase — protein sequence MKNLIFFGHGARDSRWREPFDRLVSLWRVQYPHARVELAFLELMQPSLEEAITTLVVAGEVEVVVVPVFFGQGGHLLDDFPLLLSDCRQKFPQVSLSATPAVGEDEAVLQAIIDFSARAL from the coding sequence ATGAAAAACCTCATCTTTTTTGGCCATGGTGCTCGTGATAGTCGTTGGCGTGAGCCATTTGACCGCTTAGTCTCATTGTGGAGAGTTCAGTATCCGCACGCGCGAGTGGAATTGGCTTTTTTGGAATTGATGCAGCCCAGCCTTGAAGAGGCTATTACAACTTTAGTGGTTGCTGGGGAGGTAGAGGTGGTTGTGGTGCCCGTCTTTTTTGGCCAAGGCGGCCATTTGCTCGATGACTTCCCATTGCTGCTATCAGATTGTCGGCAAAAGTTTCCTCAGGTGAGCTTAAGCGCTACGCCTGCTGTCGGTGAGGATGAAGCTGTTTTGCAAGCCATAATTGATTTCAGCGCTAGAGCTCTTTAA
- the cobA gene encoding uroporphyrinogen-III C-methyltransferase produces MTSTALGKVYLVGAGPGAADLITVRGAKLLERADIVFHDALVDSVMLELCPQAIIVPVGKRCGKLSSAQHFINKRLVDAVQKYPVIVRLKGGDPMMFGRADEEIQALKQAGIAVEVVPGITAALAGAAAIQQSLTLRGVSRSVAFVTLAQGTENLVDNGSQQQLIQNPQADTLVYYMGRKDAVNIAKQLIENDSQKNSSTPVHILEAVSTKNERHWSSTLGELAIGRANSWFNSKSPALIMVGEGLRAKQQASDNINQVENLKSSSAEINYGLQNSFILTDSRRSA; encoded by the coding sequence ATGACATCAACGGCTCTCGGTAAAGTCTATTTAGTTGGCGCAGGCCCTGGCGCAGCTGATCTCATTACCGTGCGTGGCGCTAAGCTTTTGGAGAGAGCCGATATTGTTTTTCATGATGCCTTGGTAGATTCAGTAATGCTCGAGCTCTGCCCCCAAGCGATTATAGTGCCTGTGGGTAAGCGTTGCGGCAAGTTATCATCCGCGCAGCATTTCATCAACAAAAGGTTGGTTGATGCCGTACAAAAATATCCAGTGATTGTTCGCCTCAAAGGTGGCGATCCCATGATGTTCGGCAGAGCAGATGAAGAAATCCAGGCCTTAAAGCAAGCCGGAATTGCAGTGGAAGTAGTGCCAGGCATTACTGCAGCTCTAGCTGGAGCAGCTGCTATTCAGCAATCACTCACCTTAAGAGGTGTGAGTAGAAGTGTGGCCTTTGTTACTTTGGCACAAGGAACTGAAAATCTCGTTGATAACGGTAGTCAGCAGCAACTAATTCAGAACCCACAAGCCGATACCTTGGTGTATTATATGGGTCGCAAAGATGCTGTAAACATTGCCAAGCAATTGATAGAAAACGACTCACAGAAAAATAGCAGTACACCTGTGCATATCTTGGAGGCAGTGAGTACGAAGAATGAGCGTCACTGGTCTAGCACTCTTGGTGAACTAGCGATTGGTAGAGCTAATAGTTGGTTTAATAGTAAATCACCAGCATTGATTATGGTTGGCGAAGGCTTGAGAGCAAAACAACAAGCGAGTGATAACATCAATCAAGTAGAGAACTTAAAGAGCTCTAGCGCTGAAATCAATTATGGCTTGCAAAACAGCTTCATCCTCACCGACAGCAGGCGTAGCGCTTAA
- a CDS encoding DUF934 domain-containing protein, whose translation MNKQIIYFPKDGKPTLIINKWQVWDGERDAGGIPNLDHELHKVLVPFHWWITHHKNSDIIDRANKGEVGVWFAADDDILKHADIIEEGKNRWPVIAAHFPIFRDGRSFSTAALLRERFAWTGEVRAIGDVLIDQLLKGARVGFDAFELRPDQKLDIGLKQFDLISVTTQNSWRDQRATTVAQLVDR comes from the coding sequence ATGAATAAGCAGATTATTTACTTCCCGAAAGACGGTAAGCCCACTCTCATCATCAATAAATGGCAGGTCTGGGATGGTGAGCGTGATGCAGGTGGTATTCCGAATTTAGATCATGAATTGCATAAGGTATTAGTGCCGTTTCATTGGTGGATTACACATCACAAAAACTCCGATATCATAGACAGAGCAAATAAGGGTGAGGTTGGCGTTTGGTTTGCTGCCGATGATGACATTCTCAAGCATGCTGACATCATTGAAGAAGGCAAAAACCGCTGGCCGGTTATAGCTGCTCACTTCCCCATCTTTAGAGATGGTAGAAGTTTTAGTACTGCAGCCCTACTGAGAGAGCGATTTGCTTGGACAGGTGAAGTGAGGGCCATCGGTGATGTCTTAATTGATCAACTCTTAAAAGGTGCACGAGTCGGCTTTGATGCCTTTGAGCTTCGTCCCGATCAAAAGCTCGATATTGGGCTCAAACAGTTTGATCTCATTAGTGTCACCACTCAAAATAGCTGGCGTGATCAGCGCGCTACTACTGTAGCCCAATTAGTAGATAGATAA